From Chryseobacterium shandongense, the proteins below share one genomic window:
- a CDS encoding GNAT family N-acetyltransferase gives MTNESLQSLLEKLNRNDASSSLIYLRSLSSNVDFAKIWLDKPKLTDSVTNSDGPDNFYLIKNSENIFVAIVFDMKRDLHWFVLQNYRGMGYLTEAMKDIIIPHLFLSRDEQRITIRENEIGRDNFTASEKVAVGLGFTASENGEYFLSNDQCTIDGLNLGQDTQLSSDRIDELKKHINYLGRSLWTIQTEIEMNFGNTDYSEELKELVGQIRTHTWKLEDFYWDSKS, from the coding sequence ATGACAAATGAATCTCTTCAATCGTTACTTGAAAAATTAAACAGAAATGATGCGTCATCTAGCCTTATTTACTTAAGGTCTTTAAGCTCAAATGTTGATTTTGCAAAAATTTGGTTAGACAAACCAAAATTGACTGATAGTGTAACTAATTCTGATGGACCAGATAATTTTTATTTGATCAAAAATAGTGAAAACATTTTTGTTGCAATTGTATTTGATATGAAAAGAGATTTACATTGGTTTGTTCTTCAAAATTATAGGGGCATGGGGTATTTGACAGAGGCAATGAAAGACATAATTATTCCTCATTTATTTTTGAGTAGAGATGAACAAAGAATAACAATAAGGGAAAATGAAATTGGGCGAGATAATTTTACAGCTTCCGAAAAAGTAGCAGTTGGTTTAGGTTTTACAGCATCTGAAAATGGAGAATATTTTCTGTCAAATGACCAATGTACTATTGATGGACTTAATTTGGGACAAGACACCCAACTTTCCTCTGACAGAATTGATGAACTTAAAAAACACATCAATTATTTGGGGAGATCACTTTGGACAATACAAACTGAAATAGAAATGAATTTTGGAAATACAGATTATTCGGAAGAGCTCAAGGAATTGGTTGGTCAAATTAGAACCCATACTTGGAAATTAGAAGATTTTTATTGGGATAGCAAATCATGA
- a CDS encoding DUF6904 family protein, with protein MIYAVPTKKGLGIEIWGTRDDLEYIYEIISKFWNDEAYFHVKGYEDKNKLISSFSYEIRKASYGSRLTRNHSHYSFEEIPYLGFKISWVHIIFSIVALKYNMRMVDSNKADIAMFLHLEYWIEQVIESYDPIGAKTLLPFLNDAINAGNEYLYLYMRHINAKFFEMRGGKIAFRKLADLMRVSIYFSNEYNDFLDFLKSEAEKYNCKIDDLELSDDHKIYEIEW; from the coding sequence ATGATTTATGCAGTACCAACAAAAAAGGGTTTAGGAATTGAAATATGGGGAACTCGTGATGATTTGGAGTACATTTATGAAATTATCTCAAAATTTTGGAATGATGAAGCATACTTTCATGTTAAAGGATATGAAGATAAAAATAAATTGATTAGCAGTTTTTCATATGAAATCCGAAAAGCATCTTATGGAAGTAGATTAACAAGAAATCATAGTCATTATTCCTTTGAGGAAATTCCATATTTAGGTTTTAAAATATCTTGGGTGCATATTATATTCTCTATCGTAGCACTAAAGTATAATATGCGAATGGTTGATAGTAATAAAGCTGATATAGCAATGTTTTTACATCTCGAATATTGGATAGAGCAAGTAATAGAAAGCTATGATCCCATTGGAGCTAAGACGCTTTTGCCCTTTTTAAATGATGCTATTAATGCTGGAAATGAATATCTGTATTTGTACATGCGACATATTAATGCTAAATTTTTTGAAATGAGGGGCGGAAAAATCGCATTTAGAAAATTGGCTGATCTGATGAGAGTTTCCATTTATTTTTCAAATGAGTATAATGATTTTTTAGATTTTCTTAAATCAGAAGCTGAAAAATATAATTGCAAAATTGACGACTTGGAATTGAGTGATGATCATAAAATATATGAAATAGAATGGTAG
- a CDS encoding PRTRC system protein B, translated as MRNTKNKEIDSEIIDITNDFGTLYLPKCALLFYENEEKSSETYVEYFDMDEDGNPINAHPLTVREAQRLSKSLNIQNKKDKDFLKSKGIISINILHIDSSENGKVVWFTKSQERELFFLKNLNIPNGKANIPPLLWVANKQNLKIFAVENDERPDENTPIFHAPFFNVYENGNVCMGTVDVKIKNSASLEEFTESWENYFFNSYFSHLMNSHNPIKGNCVNLWKNLIGTKETFPIHQLIENNKTLKELLQ; from the coding sequence ATGAGAAATACAAAAAACAAAGAAATAGACAGCGAAATAATTGATATCACCAATGATTTTGGAACACTTTATCTACCAAAATGTGCATTGCTTTTCTATGAAAATGAAGAAAAAAGTTCAGAAACTTATGTGGAATATTTTGATATGGATGAAGATGGAAATCCCATTAACGCACATCCTTTAACCGTTAGAGAAGCACAAAGACTTTCCAAATCGTTGAATATTCAAAACAAAAAAGATAAAGATTTTTTAAAATCAAAAGGGATTATTTCCATCAATATTCTTCATATCGATTCATCTGAAAATGGAAAAGTAGTTTGGTTTACAAAATCGCAGGAAAGAGAATTGTTTTTTTTGAAAAACTTAAATATTCCGAACGGAAAAGCCAATATTCCACCTTTACTTTGGGTTGCCAATAAGCAGAATTTGAAAATTTTCGCTGTGGAAAATGATGAACGACCTGATGAAAACACACCGATTTTCCACGCTCCATTCTTCAATGTTTACGAAAACGGAAATGTATGTATGGGAACGGTTGATGTGAAAATTAAAAATTCGGCTTCATTGGAAGAGTTTACCGAAAGTTGGGAAAATTATTTTTTCAATTCGTATTTCAGTCATTTGATGAATAGTCATAATCCGATAAAAGGAAATTGCGTGAATCTTTGGAAAAATCTCATTGGAACTAAAGAAACTTTTCCAATACACCAATTAATTGAAAATAATAAAACCTTAAAAGAACTTTTACAATGA
- a CDS encoding PRTRC system ThiF family protein, whose translation MNSEKKKIHFVDSSLINPTNPITINLIGAGGTGSQMLTTLARMNHALTELNHAGLSVRLWDDDVITEANLGRQLFAESEMGFHKSVALINRINRFFGTNWKAEKRKFEKDNLGKVQKNMQSVMYISCVDNVKSRFAIAEILDGLKESRGYYRNQSKYWMDFGNSQYSGQVLLSTIGDIKQPNSEKYETVANLPFVTEEFGELLKLSEAEDDTPSCSLAEALEKQDLFINSTLAQMGSSLLWSLFRNGLTENRGIFLNLKNFQSQPIKL comes from the coding sequence ATAAATTCAGAAAAAAAGAAAATTCATTTTGTTGATAGCAGCTTGATAAATCCAACGAATCCGATAACAATAAATTTAATCGGAGCAGGTGGAACAGGTTCTCAAATGTTAACGACATTGGCAAGAATGAACCACGCTTTGACGGAACTGAATCACGCAGGATTGTCTGTAAGATTGTGGGATGATGATGTGATTACGGAAGCCAATCTCGGCAGACAATTGTTTGCAGAAAGTGAAATGGGATTTCATAAATCCGTAGCATTAATCAACCGAATCAACCGATTTTTTGGAACCAATTGGAAAGCGGAAAAACGAAAATTTGAAAAAGACAATTTGGGGAAAGTTCAAAAAAATATGCAATCTGTGATGTATATTTCGTGTGTAGATAATGTAAAATCTCGTTTTGCAATTGCAGAAATTTTAGATGGATTAAAGGAGAGTAGAGGATATTACCGAAATCAATCTAAATATTGGATGGACTTTGGGAATAGCCAATATTCGGGACAAGTTTTGCTTTCGACAATTGGAGATATTAAACAACCTAATTCTGAAAAATATGAAACTGTTGCGAATTTACCATTTGTAACAGAAGAATTTGGTGAACTTTTAAAGCTTTCGGAAGCGGAAGACGATACACCAAGTTGCAGTTTGGCGGAAGCCTTGGAAAAGCAGGATTTGTTTATCAACTCAACTTTGGCGCAAATGGGAAGTTCTTTGTTGTGGAGTTTATTCCGCAATGGATTGACGGAAAACAGAGGTATTTTCCTAAATCTAAAGAATTTTCAATCTCAACCGATAAAACTATAA
- a CDS encoding M15 family metallopeptidase produces MIFLVSTQVHPFVREQVTKIIQECELALTGRAKVRITQGLRTYKEQQDLYDQGRTKPGRKVTNAKPGQSIHNYGLAVDICMIIDGKTASWDTAKDWDNDRIADWYECVKIFAKNGWDWGGNWKNFRDLPHFERRFIIRNGKQVKASWKILQHLAKDKKGYVIFR; encoded by the coding sequence ATGATATTTTTAGTTAGTACTCAAGTTCACCCTTTCGTTCGTGAGCAAGTTACCAAAATTATTCAAGAATGTGAACTAGCCCTTACCGGTCGTGCAAAAGTGAGAATAACCCAAGGTTTAAGAACTTACAAAGAGCAACAGGATCTATATGATCAGGGACGTACGAAACCTGGAAGAAAGGTAACTAACGCAAAACCTGGTCAAAGTATTCATAATTACGGTTTAGCAGTTGATATATGTATGATTATTGACGGGAAAACAGCAAGTTGGGACACTGCGAAAGATTGGGATAATGATAGAATAGCCGACTGGTATGAATGTGTGAAAATATTTGCTAAAAATGGTTGGGACTGGGGTGGCAATTGGAAAAACTTTAGAGATCTTCCTCATTTTGAAAGACGATTTATCATAAGAAACGGAAAACAAGTAAAAGCTTCTTGGAAAATTCTTCAACATTTAGCTAAAGATAAAAAGGGCTATGTCATTTTCAGGTGA